One genomic window of Garra rufa chromosome 2, GarRuf1.0, whole genome shotgun sequence includes the following:
- the LOC141325691 gene encoding uncharacterized protein, with amino-acid sequence MKIHTGEKPFICQQCGKSFSEQGEFQVHKKIHTGEKPFICQQCGKSFTRKANLKVHMKIHTGEKSFVCQQCGKSFSLKGNLKVHMKIHTGEKPFICQQCGKSFIQNTNLKVHMKIHTEEKSFICQQCGKSFIQQGTLKDHMKIHTGERRFICQQCGRSFSLKGNLKVHMKIHTGEKSFICQQCGKSFIQNTNLKVHMKIHTGEKSFICQQCGKSFIQQGTLKDHMKIHTGERRFICQQCGKSFIQNTNLKVHMKIHTGEKRFICQQCGKSFTRKVNLETHMRIHTGDNSFTCHQCGRSFSNPGNLRVHLRVYPGENPYTCNQCGKSFSKRGNLDKHMNIHNRESLFICQQCGKSFTLKENLNRHIKIHNREKADRSEKSFN; translated from the coding sequence atgaaaattcacacaggagagaagcctttcatctgccaacagtgtggaaagagtttcagtgaacaaggagaatttcaagtccacaagaaaattcacactggagagaagcctttcatctgtcaacagtgtggaaagagtttcactcgaaaagcaaaccttaaagtccacatgaaaattcacacaggagagaaatctttcgtctgccaacagtgtggaaagagtttcagtctcaaaggaaaccttaaagtccacatgaaaattcacacaggagagaagcctttcatctgccaacagtgtggaaagagtttcattcagaatacaaaccttaaagtccacatgaaaattcacacagaagagaaatctttcatctgccaacagtgtggaaagagtttcattcaacaaggaacccttaaagaccacatgaaaattcacactggagagaggcgtttcatctgtcaacagtgtggaaggagtttcagtctcaaaggaaaccttaaagtccacatgaaaattcacacaggagagaaatctttcatctgccaacagtgtggaaagagtttcattcaaaatacaaaccttaaagtccacatgaaaattcacacaggagagaagtctttcatctgccaacagtgtggaaagagtttcattcaacaaggaacccttaaagaccacatgaaaattcacactggagagaggcgtttcatctgccaacagtgtggaaagagtttcattcaaaatacaaaccttaaagttcacatgaaaattcacactggagagaagcgtttcatctgccaacagtgtggaaagagtttcactcgaaaagtAAACCTTGAaactcacatgagaattcacacaggagataaCTCTTTCACATGCCatcagtgtggaagaagtttcagtaaTCCTGGAAACCTTAGAGTCCACCTGAGAGTTTACCCTGGAGAGAATCCTTACACATGcaatcaatgtggaaagagtttcagtaaacgaggaaaccttgacaagcacatgaatatccacaatagagagagcctttttatctgccaacagtgtggaaagagtttcactctaaaagaaaatcttaacaggcacattaaaattcacaatagagagaaggcTGACAGATCCGAAAAGAGTTTCaactaa